One region of Aeromicrobium sp. Sec7.5 genomic DNA includes:
- a CDS encoding aldo/keto reductase: MATQRLGHSGIEVSAVGIGCNAFGARVDAEGTRAVVDAALDAGVTLFDTADVYSLGASEELVGAALQGRRDEVVLATKFGMDMEGVNGDDGGRRGTRTYVRTAVEASLRRLGTDHIDLYQLHTPDRQTPLEETMGALDELVQEGLVRAVGCSNFAAWEVVDAHWRATVRGSATFTTAQNEYSLYNRAAEVELAPACDALDIGLLPYFPLAYGLLTGKYRRGEGAPEGTRLAGERQAHRLENADWDTIQALQDFADAHGIDLLTLAIGGLSAQPAVSSVIAGVSRPEQVAANVAAAAWVPDEAQLAELAEIGRPARTHTTFAT; the protein is encoded by the coding sequence ATGGCGACACAGCGACTCGGGCACAGCGGCATCGAGGTCTCGGCGGTGGGGATCGGCTGCAACGCCTTCGGCGCGAGGGTCGATGCCGAGGGCACCCGAGCCGTGGTCGATGCGGCCCTCGACGCCGGGGTCACGCTCTTCGACACGGCGGACGTCTATTCCTTGGGGGCCAGTGAGGAGCTGGTGGGTGCCGCTCTGCAAGGACGCCGGGACGAGGTCGTGCTCGCGACCAAGTTCGGCATGGACATGGAGGGCGTGAACGGTGACGACGGGGGTCGTCGCGGCACGCGCACGTACGTGCGGACCGCGGTGGAGGCGAGCCTGCGCCGGCTCGGGACCGACCACATCGACCTGTACCAGCTGCACACGCCGGACCGGCAGACCCCGCTCGAGGAGACGATGGGAGCCCTCGACGAGCTCGTGCAGGAGGGCCTGGTGCGCGCCGTCGGCTGCTCGAACTTCGCCGCGTGGGAGGTCGTCGACGCCCACTGGCGTGCCACGGTGCGCGGGAGTGCGACGTTCACGACCGCCCAGAACGAGTACTCCCTGTACAACCGAGCCGCCGAGGTGGAGCTCGCCCCGGCGTGCGACGCGCTCGACATCGGGCTCCTGCCCTACTTCCCGCTCGCCTACGGCCTGCTGACCGGCAAGTACCGACGGGGCGAGGGGGCGCCGGAAGGCACCCGCCTCGCTGGGGAGCGTCAGGCGCACCGGCTCGAGAACGCCGACTGGGACACCATCCAGGCCCTGCAGGACTTCGCCGACGCGCACGGCATCGATCTGCTGACGCTGGCGATCGGTGGCCTGTCGGCCCAGCCGGCCGTGTCGTCGGTCATCGCCGGGGTGTCACGCCCGGAGCAGGTCGCCGCCAACGTCGCGGCTGCCGCGTGGGTGCCGGACGAGGCCCAGCTCGCGGAGCTCGCCGAGATCGGCCGCCCGGCCCGGACGCACACGACCTTCGCCACCTGA